The window CCTCTTGCGATATTATAGAAGTCCTGGGTTGTCGCCCGGGTGTAGTAAAATTGCGCTGTCACCGCTATTGTTAATACCCCGAGCAGACTAACCGTCAGGAATGCGACGATCATCTTCTGCTTGATGGAAAATCGATACAAGTAACGTTTGAACTGATTCATGACCCCATCCGCTTTCGGAACGTATTGGGGGAAACGCCTACCGAGCTTTTAAATACCCGGATAAAATAAGGCTGTGTGGCGAACCCGACCCGTTCGGCTATCTCGTAATTTTTCAACTGCGTCTCGAGCAGAAGCTGCTTCGCCTTTTCAATTCTCACTTCCTGAATGTACTGAACCAGAGTGCGTCCTGTGCATCTTTTGAACAACGCGCTGAAATACGAAATACTCATGTTGGCATATTGAGCCATTTCCGTTAAAGAAATATCCTTCTTAAAATGAGTATGGATGTAATCGCATACCCTTTTGATGATATGATTAATATTCGATTTGCTCTGCTCCGCATAATGCATAATCAGAACAACGGCCAATTGGTTGAAATAACGAAGTATCGCTGCATCCTCCGCATCGACCGGAATCGTCGGGACGGTTTGTCCCGGCGACAATTCCTTCATCATGCCTGTGAGCTTCCATTCGAAGATGCGGAGCAAATTCATTCTTGCGGCCGGATTGATGTATTTGAGCTTCAAGACGGAATCGATGAGATCCGACATTTTTCGATTAACTGTCTGAGGGGCCATCTCGCCGAAGGCGTTCACAAGCTGCTGGAATCTGGACATATAGGAGCTGATTTCTTTCAGCTTTCCCATGCTTTGTTCAGATCTGTGCAGTGCCTCCCGGAGCTGCTCCATATCCACCGGCTTCAGCAAATATTCGGTAACTCCGTAGCGAATCGCTTTCTGCGCATATTGGAAATTATCATACCCGCTGATGATGATGTATATCATCGGAATTTCATGCTCATGGATTTTTTGGATCAGCGACAGACCATCCATCTTCGGCATCATGATGTCCGTAATCAGCACGGTCGGCCATAATTCCTGAATCAATGCCCAAGCTTCTTCCCCATTCGTCGCTTCCGATACGGTGATCGTTCCTTCTCCGATCCGATTCACCATCTCGACGACAGAGCTTCGGATCCAAGGCTCATCCTCTGCCACCAGAATATGATACATAGCTTTTCACCTCGGTAAGATTATTTCTCTATTTTATCAGATAATTGTTGTCTTATTTTCCGTTTTTTTATCCGATTTTCTTTAAATAAACCAAGTGGCAATGCCTATTCCTGTTCTTAGGTATTTACGTAACCATTTCCCCTATTTCCCTTCGTACCCTCGAATCCATTTTCGTCTAAGATAACTTCTTGATCTCCCCCGAGACTTAGCTCTTCAGGATCTCAAGGTTTTCCCGAGCAATCACAAAGGAAACCTTCACAGACATGAAACCCATCAAGGTTAAAATACAAGTATTTTCCAGACCGTCTAAAAAAGCGCTTTCATCAGATGTGAACTGGCTGCAAAAGGGAACGAAGGTGTTTCATCCAGAGCATCTTGTTCGAAAAGGGGCAGCACAAATACACCCTCCTAGCCTAGCCAGGTACCTGGCTATTCGTTTGAGGTTCTGCGCGACACTTGTCATCA is drawn from Paenibacillus sp. V4I7 and contains these coding sequences:
- a CDS encoding response regulator; amino-acid sequence: MYHILVAEDEPWIRSSVVEMVNRIGEGTITVSEATNGEEAWALIQELWPTVLITDIMMPKMDGLSLIQKIHEHEIPMIYIIISGYDNFQYAQKAIRYGVTEYLLKPVDMEQLREALHRSEQSMGKLKEISSYMSRFQQLVNAFGEMAPQTVNRKMSDLIDSVLKLKYINPAARMNLLRIFEWKLTGMMKELSPGQTVPTIPVDAEDAAILRYFNQLAVVLIMHYAEQSKSNINHIIKRVCDYIHTHFKKDISLTEMAQYANMSISYFSALFKRCTGRTLVQYIQEVRIEKAKQLLLETQLKNYEIAERVGFATQPYFIRVFKSSVGVSPNTFRKRMGS